The Mauremys mutica isolate MM-2020 ecotype Southern chromosome 20, ASM2049712v1, whole genome shotgun sequence genome contains the following window.
CtgacaacccccctcccccctttgcagTCGGTGCAGGCTCTGATCAGTGACTTCCAGGGCACCCCCACCTTCAACTACAAGGCGGCTCACGTCTTCTTCATCAGCCGTGAGTATCAGGAGACAGCggattccccagctgggagcctggccagcggcacagtgggggtggggggtctctctcTGCCAGCAGGCCAGTGCCCCAGCAGACCAGACCGAACGACCCCACCTaccccttccccccttctcccccacgggCCTGCCTCCAGCCAACACGGCTCACAGCGTGCGCCCAGAATGGTGGCCTCTGGCTACcattcccagcatgcattgctccATCAGTcccaactggggtggggggatgggacaccaccagaaTACTCAGTGTGTCAGGGTCACATCTGCTTCTCCCCATTACAGCGGCAGGGGGAGCCCAAGTCTCCGTTCCTCCTTGTGCATCATCCTGAGCTGAACACTCCAGTCACTTCCCCCTGtggaggggctgagggagggtGTGAGACGGGGCTGCACAGGAGAGATTATGGCCCCCCCTCGCTGCTGATGCTGCAGAAGGCGAGAACCCGGGGTGACTCTGGTGGGGCTGGATTCATCGTTGACTCCTGTGTGTCCGCGCTGGCTTGCCCAGGTTCCCCACAGGTGTGCAGCACTACTGCCCCTGCTGTGCCCATCCTGGCCCTGTCTGGGGGGGCTGGCGCTGTGCTGGGGGtcctgagccctgtgcctgtcacccccacccactgccttTGCCTTGCAGCCTGTCCTGAGCCTCTAGTCAAGAAGCTGAGGAAGTCACGGGTCACCAAGGCCATCAAAACCCTCAAGGACATCAACGTGGCCTTCCTGCCCTACGAGAGCCAGGTGAGGGGTGGCCGGGCTTTGGAGGAGCTGGGCTGCGGGGCAGACAGTGACGTACGACCCCCCACCCTTAGTGTtcaacgggggtggggggaacctttcCCTTCTAGGGCCCTAGATTTGATGCCAGCACAGGGCAGCAGGGACTAGCTGGCTGCTCACACCCTGTGAGACGTGGAATCGCTGGCTTAGATGTCTAGGGGAGGAGGGCCCTGCCTCCCCGGCTTTACCAGCTCTTACCGATGGTTTATACCAGGCCTGCAAGACAGCCCGATACTCCACACGCCTGCCCTTTGCCCAACCGCCCCATCCCCTCCTTGTGTCGTCAGTGGATTTCCCCCCTCACGCCCCTGAGGGGAGGGCTGTGTTGTCAGCCCCATTGcattgatggggaaactgaggcacagagcgatatgagcctggtctacacacaaaagCTTTGTTGGTCTGGGTTTGTTATGGGGACATAAGAGAAAAAATCCCCCCAGTAACTGATGCAGCTGTGGTGGCAGAGCCCCTGGGTAGATGCCGATATGCTGGCCAAGCAGTCCTTTCGCCACTGTAGCTTATTTCATCTGGGGTACCGGTGCCAGCTGTGCCAAGAGAAGCTTTGGCAGGTATAAGCTGAGTGTCCGTCAGGAGGCTTTGCTGGTTCACCCGTCCTGTTGCGCCAGCAAACCCTTCATGGCCGATACTGTTTTATTGGTGTCCAAGCACGTTTGCCCCAATGGCTCGTTCTGTTTGGCCAGTGAAATAAGCGACAGCAGCAGACGCGCGTTGATGCCAGGTTTGCCCGTGGCTACACTGGGGCTTTCACCAGACTAGAAGCGtggccaagccccctcccccaacattgACTTCTCCAGGGCAGAGACACACCCCGAGGGCACCTGGGAGTCTGCAGCTCAGTAAGGACCTGAAGACGGGGAGTCTTCATCCCAGGCTGGTGCATGAATCTTTGGGCCACTGTCCCTCTGCCACAACAGGAGTGGCTCTGGCAAAGGGATCTCCCTCACTAGGGGCTCGCTATGGCTCTGCCAGGCTGGTCTGGTCCAACAGCACATCTTAGGGGCGTGGTATGGGGCACAGCTGGCCTGGCTGCGAGCGGTTGGCACCAGGGTCTGATCTCTGCTCCCCTCGCCCCCCAGGTGTACTCCCTGGACAGGCCACAGACCTTCCACATCTGGTTCAGCCACTACCGCGCCTGGGAAAAGAACAAGGAGCAGGAGATGCTGGCAGAGCAGATTGCCACGTTGTGCGAAACCCTGGAGGAGTATCCAGCCATCCGCTACCGGAAGTGAGTGTGCCGGGGGaaggggtgtgacgaagtgggaatgttcttaatgttttctctgaatactgcgtGGGTGCCTGTGacgcagcagggagaggggagtattgacctgggcaggttgcaggggagttttgctgggactgtctgcattggggatgggaaaCTTTCCTTGAGGccagatacctgagcatgtaacctgagaaccaggaggggggttggagccaggtgacacctttacccaggaaatggacaaaggctggaggaggagtcggggggaggctgggtgagatggctggagggagtttcagtttggagctggctgggaaaatggaggggagcctaGCCAGGGTGCTGGCCTCCCTGgcacccccaagatggacctgactgagggggtcctgttgtctgtacctgaaAGACCTGCCTTGGACTGTGTTGCTGTCATCTAaacaaacctgttttactggctggctgagagtcatggtgagtcacaggaagccgggggtgcagggccttgtctcccccacactgtGACAAGGGGAACCCAGCTATCTGCTTCAGGAAGTGAGTGTGCCCGGGGGAAGGGGTACCCAGCTATCCCCTATAGGAAGTGAGTGTGCCGGGGAGGTACCCGGCCATCCGCTACAGGAAGTGAGTGTGCCCAGCGGGGGAAGGGTACCTGGTCATCTCCTACAGGAAGTGTGTGTGCCCTGCGGGAGGAGAGGTTTCTGACCCATAGGGTTTGTCTTTGTTGCAGGGACCATGAAGAGAACTTCCACCTGGCTCGCGCTGTGCTGGCCAAACTCAAGGCGTTCAAGGAATACGAGCCCAGCATGGGAGAGGTGAGTGAGCTGTGCCGGCCATGCCCTCGCCCTGGGACAGAGCCGTGTGGGGAGCACATGAGAAGTAGAAGGAAGGAGGAGTGATTTCAAACCTGCTCGGAGATCCTggcgaggggaggggtggggtctaGACCTGCTTGGAGATCCTGAGGGGTTGGCAGAACAATAGCATTCCCTGTGTGGGGACTAATGGCCCCAGCCCTTCTCTAACACTGGCCGTgggcagatctcaaagtgctctacaaaggCCAGTGTCCTTATCCCctctgtacagatggggaaaccgaggcaccgcCTGGGGAAGTGTGTGCCCAGCACAATCTCTCTGTTTATAAACAGGGCAGTTCGGTCACAGAACTAAGCTTTGCACACGGAGCCTCTTCCACACCTGGACACTCCTGTCTGTGTGTGCTCCTACACCCATCCCCACGGTATCGGAACCTCACTAGTGAATTCAGCCTCCCAGGGGAGGCGGGGTGGCCtgtgttacagatgggaaactgaggcatgcagggAGTCTGTCAgagcaggattagaacccagctctcctaagCCTTAGCCACAAGTCAGCCCTGGCctgtgggctccccccagcttctgccgtccccatcccacccccagcagaggggagctgcaaaCCCACCCTGCCCTGGATTCTCGCACAAGAAACTCAGAGGTTCCTGTCCCTCTAGGAGAAGCAAAGTGATGTAAAATCCAAGGCCTGCCCAGATCTCTCCCTCCTGTTGCTTCTGCTCTTGCTTCCAGCCTTTGCCGAGCTGCTGGGAGACTGTGCACCTGTGACCAACTGGGAATgtttgtaatatcttttatgaagccagtgcatgcctcagtttcccctatatgttGCATGGCTTCTCTGGTGGGACATGGGGGGGAAGGACTCTCAGGGAAGGTAAGAATCATGGTGTGTGAGGGGCTGTCACCTCCCTGTCTTGGTGAAATGAAGAGAATCCAACCCAGATCAGTCTGGGAGCCAGAAAGACCGTGCCAGCTCCAAGGGCTCCTGGCTGGACACTCCCAGCAGGGAatcggagcagggcccccagctcgAGAACACAGAGTTGGAAAGGTTTGAGCTGGGGGATAAGTGAGGGAAGCTGGGAGCTCTCGCCTGAGAACTGACCAAGgtcagactgaggcctggtctacacgaggCAATTGGGTCAGTGTAACTGTGTCGCTCGGGGCATGAGAAAGGCGGCGTCACTGaagcggcgcagctgcagcggTTTACATGTAgacacagtggtgagctggagccggttcgcgggaaccagttgttaaatttagaagcccttttagaactggttgtcctgagTGGGAaaaccagttctaaaagggcttctaaatttaacaaccggtaaGTTTAAGTGACCCAAGAGCTTAGCTTGGGGGGAGCAGCCGCTCCCCCTCAGCACATTACCTAAAAGTGGCACCTTAGGCGCcgaccccgtgggtgctccagctccccaccccagccccagccccagctcacctgtgctccgccccgcttctcccccactccccccgcttcccgcaaatcagctgttcacatgggagggctgagaagcaaccAACGGCTCCGCGCACACCTGGCTGCCCAAACCGTCTACACAGGGAAGGGATTGACAGCATGCTTGTTAACCACCGGAGCTACTTGCTGCAGACTCCTGGctcctattcctgcctctgccacctaCTCCTGGCAcgctgctccatgcctcagtttcccccgggtAACATGGGTTAGTGCTTACACCTATGACAGGATATCCCTGGGGGGACTCACAGGAGTAAGAGCAGCAGGGTGTGCACGGAGCAGGACTTTgagctccccagcactgctctcagctcctgagAATAGCACAGATcagacaggggctgcaggctggactGCCCAGCCCCCTTCAATAGAATCCAGACAGCTCGCCCACCGCAGGGCCGGGAGTGCTGACTCAAGCCCCTGCTCCATGCAGCACAATCCTGGCTGGCTAGTCCAGTGTGCCCCCCACATTGCCAGCTGGCGCAGAACCCCAGGGTCTCTTGGAGCATGGCCTCTAGCAGTCAGGTCTCCAAAGCCACCCAGCCCCTCGTGACAGCGCCCTGGGGCCTTGTTTGCACTAGTCCCTCTTGCCTTGATgtttcccagctgccagccctgagGAGTAGCTGGCACAGGCAGAGCACTAACCGCCCCTCTGCTCTGGGCAAGGTGGGGTGACCCAGTGGTTATGCCAGCCCCCATCTGCAGTCGGGGATCCCTCCAGCAGAGTTGAACTGACAAAGGTGTGAGCCGAGTCCAGGAGGTGAggcggggggtgtggggcacgCTGGGCATAGCAACCCACCCAGGCTGGGTAGGTCTGGACAGCAATGATGGCGCCAGCTCTGGgttcatgtccctgctctgccacagactcccggtgtgaccttgggtgagtcacccagcctctctgggcctccatccccctctgcaATGGGGTgacagcgctgcccagccccacgTGCATGGTTTGGCGGGGGGAGGCAGGATGAAGCAATGATAGTGCTACAGTGGTGGGGGCCAGATACTCCTCCAAGAGAGGCACCTCCCCATCAGCCTCAaccagggtgaccagagagcaagtgtgaaaatcaggacagggggtggggggtaataggagcttacatacgaaaaagaccccaaaatcaggactgtccctataaaatcgggacatctggtcacccgagcCTCAACCCATTTACCCAGAGACTGTGGAGATCTGCCAGCGAGTGGGTGATGACTGGTCCGAGGTTCTGCTCCCAAGCGTGGCTGAAAATCGGGCCATGTACTGAGGTGGGACAGTTGGGGAAGCGTCAGGGGCTGTACGTTCCCCCCCCCACTCCGACTGTCTGTGCTACCCAGCGAAGAGCAGACACAGCCCCTTGCCGAGGTGCTCCTGGGTGGGCTTGGGTTCCACTGGGGCTGCTGGAGCTGGTCTCAGAGCCGTCTGCCATGGGAGCGCAGGGCTGGTCTCCTATCGCCACCTGCTGCGCCAAGAGGGCAGTGCATGCTGATCAGGCAGGGAGCATGGGCTGGGCCAGCGCCCATGATGTGGGTCTGAGATGCTGACCATTTGAGTGGTCTCTGTCCAACTGGATGCTGGGgggccacccaggctgggagtggggagctagAGCCTCACATGGGGTCCCAGCTCAGATGCAAGGTGGGGCATCGGGATAACGTCCCATTGTCCCCCTCTGGGACCTTGTATCAAAGAGTCTCTGGGCCTGGTGTTGGTTAACAATAGACTAGCCAGGGCCTTCTGGTgtagttccccccgcccccacgcagcatatggggcagggggcagtcggggggctgCCTTGCAAGGGGCACGCTCCCAttggtggagaggcacgagcagagAGCGTGTTTAGGGGAGGGGAGCATTGCTATTTGCAGGAGGGGCAGgtggcctgtccctgcagggGGCGTTGCAgcacagctgggtggggagctctcCCTGCCGGTCAGGGCAGGACCCCAGGGCACGTCCCAGCTAGCTTGGGAGGTGTCTCTTGGCTTCCtgctggggttgggggctgggccgCAGAGAGGGCGGGTGGTGAAGTTTCAGGCCACCAGGACCCATTGGATTGTGCCGTGTGAGCCAGGccaggacccctctgctggagcagggggtgacgggtctctctcctttgccccagggccccgacAAAGCCCGCTCTCAGCTGCTGATTGTGGACCGGAGCTTCGACCTGGTGTCCCCACTGCTGCACGAGCTCACCTACCAGGCCATGGCCTACGACCTGCTCAGCATTGAGAACGACACCTTCAAGTagggcctggctgccagcagggggcaccccgcactcctcctcaggcgggcgcgggggggggggatgtgacccaggcacctgcactgctctgcagcccccaggcttgggggaggggtgccgcAGCCtgaccccatctcccctcccccacaggtacGAGACGACGGGGACCAGCGACTCACGGGAGAAGGAGGCGCTGCTGGACGAAGATGACGAACTCTGGGTGCAGCTACGCCACATGCACATCGCTGACGTCTCCAAGTGAGcgcgctcagccctgcccctgacaCACCCCTCCATGCCCCACCCATCCCTCGGACACTCCCCACCGTGCCCCACCCAGGGCCAGaacccatctccccctccccccaggatacACCGCTCTGTGCCCCAACCAATGCCTAGTGCTGGGACCTGCTACCCACCCCCATGCTtcagcacacccctcccctccacacccacTGCAAGAACCTCTCCCCTCGAACACACCTCTCCCACCCAGTGCCAGGACAGCCCACCCCCttgacacacccctccccctatTTTCCAGTGCTGGGACTTCCCCCATCTGCCCCTTCAgacacacccctccccttcccttcccacccagtGTTGGAACCCCGCTCCCCCTTGGATACACTCCTCTCCCATCCAGTGCAGGgacaccccccccaacacacccctctcctgctcactgccaggactccccctccccctcccacccagtgctGGGGCCCGTCCCTCAGACATGCTCCTTTTTGAGTGCTgagaccccctggccccagcccctctccccaaaggACCCCTGAGCTCTCCCTTCCAGAGCCACTGTCTGCACCTCCTCTCGGAGATCCCCCTGGACACTGTCTTCCCCCGATCCCAGGATCTCCCCATGCGCCTCACAGCCCCCTTGAGGGAGTCCTTCACCGACCTCCTACtgggcctgctgctgcccccagaccCACCCAGCAAGGCGCCAGGAGCCCCCAGAGGTGCACTGAACTCTCTGCCTTGGAGTAACTTGGGAAgagccccccacactcccccggCCCCATCTGAGGCTCTCGAGGCAAAAAACCCTGTTGcctgtggggcgggggctctATCCCCTGTAGCATAGGACAGGGCTCCCCCTACCTTCAAGGCAGTGCCTGGCTCCGGCCTGACCcgtctccctgctgcaggaaggtGACGGAGCTGCTGCACACCTTCTCTGAGAGCAAGAGCCTGACCACGGACAAGGTGCGGCGGGGGAGTCCGGGACGGGGGGACCCATCCCACTGCCACtgatggggaggaggggctgctctgctgccccaggaggccttggcgggggggggggggctgtcccaTTGCTCCCAGGGTTTGCCTGTAAAGGGCTAAGAAGTATatgtggagccccctgccccccagccagagctctggagctccccacagtgggggagggcaggggcccATGGGGCGGGGTCAGACAGCAGGATCGCGGCCGCgcagggagagctgcagggagccagacctGGCATCTCCGCGGCCTGCTGCCGCTTTACACCTCAGGGGGTGCTTGGGTTGCGGGGCTCCCATCTCATTCCAGCTCGCCTGGGAAAAGCAGGTCTAACCCAAGCCACAGCCATGTGTGGCCTGAGTGACCCGCCCTGGCCCAGGCGAGGCCTCTGCCCtgcaggggtagggggttccatgTGCTGGGAGGGGCCGGGATCTCACCACTGCTTCCCTCCAGGCCAACATCGAGGACCTGTCCCAGATGGTGAAAAAGTTGCCCCAGTACCAGAAAGAGCTGAACAAGGTAACGGCGCTGGAGCTGTtagtgggcagggggcagggcattcAGTGGGgtaatggggggggcagggtgctctgTGGGGCGGGTGAGGCACATTAGGGACTCTCTGGGGGGCAGGACACTCTCGGGCACTCTGCTTTACTGCCTGATGAGAGCTGCTGACCTGTCCCATCGGGCAGAGCCATTTTCCCCCCAGGTGCTGTGTGGCACCATGGGCAGTAGCAATGCCCCAGCAATGGCAGCCCTTGGGTAATGCCCACgccttgctgctgcagctctcgGGAGAGGGCCTTGGTGGGCTTCCAAACTAGCCCGTTGGAGCCACTCCTGGTGCCACTGGGCCATGTGCCAACGGAAAGCTCCTGGCCACTGGCACAGGTACCCCGACACCTGCTGGTCTCCAAGCCCCCAGCCTCGTGGTGACTAACAGAGAAACCATGGGCTGCTTTGGAAGCTGCTTCCTCCGCCTGATcctcccctccagctgccccgctccaccccagaggtggcagcacGTCAGTGCTGGGCAAAACAATCCCTATATACTTGCCTTATACAGCCGGTTGGGGCTGCCCCTCTGGCTGAGGGGCCCTCCTTGCGGGTTGGGGCGGTGCAGGTGCTCTGGACCAGCCGGTGATGCGGTAAACTCCCCCATGCCCTGGTCTCTCCCCGCAGTACGCCACACACCTGAACCTGGCTGAGCACTGCATGCGGCACTTCAAAGGATCGGTGGAGAAGCTGTGCGGCGTGGAGCAGGTGGGTCtgtgggcagagcctggctggggggcagagtctggCTCATGACTCAGCCCGGAGAAAGGGGTCTCAGACCCACAGGCtcgctggagccagggccagccCCACCATGCAGCACCAGGGGTGCAGAAAGGGGACATGGGGCTCAGGTTACTCTCTGGAGGCACATTGCGCACCCCAGGGGGAGCCGaccccagggaggagggggccctGGCACAGGGGGTAGACGAGCTGTGGGTCATGGGGCCATCGCGTCTCCCATCCTGttgcgggggtgggaggaagcgGAGCGGCCTGACCTGGGCCTTGTGTGTGCACCTCCCTCGCCCCCCAGGACCTGGCCAtggggatggatgtggatggggagaAGATCAAGAACCCCGTGAAGATCATCGTGCCCGTCCTGCTGGACCCCAGCGTGCAGGCCTATGACAAGCTCCGTATCATCCTGCTCTACATCTTGAACAACGGTAACGCCAcaggcctgcagggggcagcactggggggatGTCGACACACACcctgagcagcccccagcccattctctgcagggaggggaaatggagacacacacCCGGAGCAGCCCCCCGGTCcattctctgcagggagggggaacatccctcccttcctgcaggctgttcAGACACCATGTTCTGCCTCTGAGCCCCCTGCGaccagctccctgcccaccccttgTGTCCTCCCTGGACCAGCTCCCTGCTTCTTGCTgcatccagccccttcccccagctcaccAGGGCCTGGGGAACCTCCCTGCCCCTGACATTGGCACAGTCCCTCTTCCCCCATCggttcctgccccatgctggctcAGTGGGCCAGGGCCCTGCTCCGGGACCCTTCCTGTAACCCTgctcaggcactgcccctgcgcCCATTGCCCAGGCCAGGTGCCCTCATGTGGCTCCTCTGGCTGCCCAGTTTcctggccagggggtgctgtggagTTGCCAGGCCTCCCCCTCTGCACTAAGCAGCAGTAAATGGTTTTGGGGGGGGTTGCCCTCCCTCCAGCTCAAGGCCTCACAGCCTTAAAGAGCCAGACCATGGCTCTGACACTGCACCTGACTGGCCACAAAAGGGGGAGCCCAgatcagggggaggggggctcccacTGCACTGCCGGGGGGAGCtagagagacccctgcccccagcgcccgAGAGAACCTGTGGAGGCAGGAGCAGCAAGAACCTGAATTCAGTCATTAACTGTGTGGGATCCAGTGGGTTAGAGCGgatggtgctgggagccaggactcctgggttctacccccagctctgagaggggagtggggtctagtggttagaagggggctgggagccagaactcctgggtttacccccagctctgagaggggagtggggtctagtggttagaggggggctgggtgccaggactcctgggttctgcccccagctctgagaggggtgggaagagcaggatcTCAGGATTTGATCGGGGAACTAGGACTCCTGGGCCACGGACTGAATGTGCCTGGGTTGTGGGTGCGTCCCAGGGGTGCTAGCGCTGACCTGTGTCTCCCCATGCAGGTGTGAGCGAGGAGGGCATCAGCAGGCTGATCCAGCATGCCAGCATCCAGCAGCAGGGCAACATCATCCACAACATGGAGCTCCTGGGCACCTCCCTCAGGTGTGGGGTAAgggactggggccaggggccGGTAGCTGTACCCATGCCAAGGGGCAGATCTGTGCTGCACAGGGGAGCCCAGGACATCCTGGGGGTGTCCCCCTATGGCAGTGACCTACTCCCAGCACAGAGGTGGCCTCTGCCCCTGTACAGTGGGGTGACGCCCTCCCCATATGAGGGTGACCCCTGAGTTACTCCCCATCTGGGGTGACCCCTTCTGCCCCTGCAGAGGAccctgggggtcaggacctcagatcgccagggagctggagctggtgACTACTGCATGGGGTGAAGCGGCTCTGTCCTCCCAccagtctctctcccctcctctctctctcgctcagtgatccattctgttcttttctctgcctctcccctgccagcccggctggAGCGACTCAGATAGGCCGCgctctccctgtctgcccccattcccaccccgcaccccctccctgctgcctctcaccccctctcccttcctcccccagagcGGGCAGCTGCAACCCAAGAGGAAGATGAGGCTGGAGTCCACCTACCCGCTCTCCCGCTGGACCCCCAGGCTCAAGGACGTCATGGAGGTACCCGGCTGTCTGCTtcctggccttgggggtgggggtcacacctggcaggctgggcacAAGGGGGAGGGGTTGCTTTGGGGTCAGCCATGTGTAGAGCCCTGCATATCCGCGCACCATTTCTGCAGATAGTGGATCGGCTGCAGATACAACCAGGTCAGTCTCTACTCCCCAGCAGCGCCTGGCCCACAGCATCCGGCTCATGCAGCCCGGGGGGCGCAGCGCGCTCGGGGCCGCCAGCCAGCAGCCAGTGGCTGTCCGGCACCCATTTGCCCCACTGCGCTGCTTCCTGTGCTGCAAATCGAGCAGCACCAGCCTCCCCATcagctcctgggcagcaggaTTTGGGATTGGAGCGGGCGGGGCCTCGGCGCcaagggtgaccaaatgtcccgattttatagggacagtcccgatattcgggactttttcttatatgggaacctattactccccacactctgtcccgatttttcatacttgctgtctggtcaccataccAGGCTCTAGCCATGTGAGGGGCTCAAagagccctctcctgctgccatCCTTAGGGTCTTAAATCATAGACACGAGTGCCGGGGAGTTGTCTTACCCGGTGCTGCgatgctgccacctctggggtggggcacgggcgGTTTATACAGGGGTCCCTCACTGGGCCTGAATTCTTTCTGAGGAGTGGCAGGCAGCTGTTAACAGCCGCACAGCAACACTGCCTGGGAGTCTagtgcacaggggcggctctaggatttgcactgccccaagcacggcggcacgccgcggggggcgctctggcggtcgccggtcccgcggctccggtggagcatccgcaggcatgcctgcgggaggtcctcccgcgggatgccgccccaagcacgcgcttggcgcgctggggtctggagccggccctgctagtgcAGGAggtgatcagtgtgtggggctggAAGTGCAGGGGATCCAGGCAGCACACTGTCATGACTGGCACTGGAATCTGAATGGCCGGCAGGGTCCTTGGCCTAACCTCCAGTGAGGAGCAGCTGTTTGACGTTCATCTGAAGGACAAACTCCTGCAGCACAGTACTGGTCACTGACTGACCGGGGAGCGCGCCCCCTGCAgagcctccccactccctgcagtacagagccccctagcgccgcactggggccAACACTGACTGACTGggaagagcgccccctgctgagccctccccctccccgctccctgcagaACAGAGCCCCTTAGCGCCGCACTGGGGTcacagagcaccctctgctgactcactagcaccccccagcacccagtgGCTTTTCCTTAGAGGTCTCCTGTCCAAGCACTGCCTGGGCCCAaacctgcttagcttgtgagaggTGACATGGTCGCTCCTTCCCCCCACGCTTgctggggcctgagcccctcgtcgccctgccctgtggggcactcctcaagggggtgaggggagcacaTTTAGTTGCCTTCAGCCTACTGGCTTGGGGATCCTCCAGGCCAAGGATTAACCCCGCTGCCCGAGCTCCTGTCCCTGGTAGATCACAGGCGGGaggctcccaggcccctgctccagcGCTGTGATGGTTCCTCCTGTGGGATTTTGGAGCAGGCAGTTGCGGTAGCCTCAATCCCATGGCTAATCCAATCAGGGGCGCTGCCCCCCGCGCCAGCCGCAGCTCGT
Protein-coding sequences here:
- the LOC123354017 gene encoding syntaxin-binding protein 2-like, producing the protein MAPSGLKAVVREKIFSVVFRSVKKEGEWKVLIMDHPSTRILSSCCKMSDIVDEGITSVEDIDKCREPIPSLEAIYLLSPVEKSVQALISDFQGTPTFNYKAAHVFFISPCPEPLVKKLRKSRVTKAIKTLKDINVAFLPYESQVYSLDRPQTFHIWFSHYRAWEKNKEQEMLAEQIATLCETLEEYPAIRYRKDHEENFHLARAVLAKLKAFKEYEPSMGEGPDKARSQLLIVDRSFDLVSPLLHELTYQAMAYDLLSIENDTFKYETTGTSDSREKEALLDEDDELWVQLRHMHIADVSKKVTELLHTFSESKSLTTDKANIEDLSQMVKKLPQYQKELNKYATHLNLAEHCMRHFKGSVEKLCGVEQDLAMGMDVDGEKIKNPVKIIVPVLLDPSVQAYDKLRIILLYILNNGVSEEGISRLIQHASIQQQGNIIHNMELLGTSLRCGSGQLQPKRKMRLESTYPLSRWTPRLKDVMEDITEDRLDRELWPFLSDPVPSTSSQAAVSTRFWHWHKNRPAAENLTGQRLIIYVLGGVSMSEMRCAYEVTQASEGKWEVVIGSSHILTTRRFLDDVQTLDQLAPEEA